One window of Polyangiaceae bacterium genomic DNA carries:
- a CDS encoding SDR family NAD(P)-dependent oxidoreductase — translation MKAVILGATSGIGRSLARRLAESGSWVFLLGRDSEELAKSASDLEARHPNGLRVGFAACDLEAPDGFDEALNQAEGTMGGFDTVILTAAMFAPQEELAANSELAQRLMTVNFTNSVAFCECARKRLLAHGGGTLVVLSSVAGERGRKPVAIYGASKAGLSAYLEALDHTFHTSGLRVLDVRPGFVRTRMTADLTPPPFAGDPDGVAKDIQRALEGDTAVLHTPRIWGGIMGVVRRLPRAAMRRANF, via the coding sequence ATGAAAGCAGTCATTCTTGGGGCCACGTCAGGCATCGGCAGGAGTCTCGCCAGGCGCCTCGCGGAAAGCGGATCGTGGGTCTTCTTGCTCGGTCGGGACAGCGAGGAGCTTGCGAAGAGCGCGAGCGATCTCGAGGCCCGCCATCCAAACGGGCTACGCGTTGGGTTCGCTGCCTGTGACCTCGAGGCTCCCGACGGTTTCGATGAGGCGCTGAATCAGGCTGAAGGGACTATGGGCGGCTTCGACACGGTCATCCTGACCGCAGCCATGTTCGCCCCTCAAGAAGAACTAGCCGCCAACTCAGAACTCGCGCAGCGGCTGATGACGGTCAACTTCACCAATAGCGTGGCCTTCTGCGAGTGCGCACGGAAACGCCTGTTGGCCCATGGGGGAGGAACGCTCGTCGTGCTGTCATCCGTCGCCGGCGAACGGGGTCGCAAGCCGGTCGCCATCTACGGAGCGAGCAAAGCTGGGCTCTCGGCCTATCTCGAAGCGTTGGATCATACGTTTCACACGTCAGGCCTGCGCGTACTAGACGTTAGACCGGGCTTTGTGCGAACGCGCATGACGGCTGACCTCACCCCCCCGCCCTTCGCGGGAGATCCCGACGGCGTAGCCAAGGACATCCAGCGCGCGCTCGAGGGAGATACTGCTGTGCTTCACACGCCACGCATCTGGGGCGGCATCATGGGTGTAGTGCGGCGGCTGCCGCGAGCGGCGATGCGTCGAGCCAACTTCTGA
- a CDS encoding FAD-binding oxidoreductase translates to MRHVEAMAATNRIPTAITMVPRAKALTSWGRMTALGYEIAHERLGESTEGAALARGLARSYGDASLPARASDRLASTLLADRVLAFDPVSGRLRAESGLTLAELNRLFIPRGWFTPVSPGTQFVTLGGMVASDVHGKNHHRDGCFGAHVSGLLVRLGDGDLVECSPREHSDLFYGCIGGMGLLGHILEVEFQLRAIPSPWIRTETLRVNNLGEFLTCLSDAASRFPYTMGWIDCLARQKHLGRGVLMAGEWSSEAPPGARPPAHSLRFPFDLPTGALNRYTARAFNTAFFRAHRAGISRSLSTPEPFFYPLDRVLDWNRAYGKRGFTQYQCVLPRAAGPEAVHEFLQRMVQTQSTSPLCVIKDCGPEGRGVLSFPLEGTSIAADMRITEETPRVVRLLNEFVISAGGRIYLTKDRFTSRRDFAAMEPRLPTFNALRERWDPNRRLRSALSQRLLEY, encoded by the coding sequence GTGAGACATGTCGAGGCGATGGCCGCGACGAATCGCATCCCTACGGCAATAACCATGGTCCCCCGCGCCAAGGCGCTGACCAGTTGGGGGCGCATGACCGCCCTGGGTTACGAGATCGCTCACGAACGACTCGGAGAATCGACTGAGGGCGCGGCGCTGGCTCGCGGTCTGGCTCGCTCATACGGAGACGCTTCGTTGCCGGCGAGAGCCTCGGATCGCCTCGCCTCGACCTTGCTCGCGGACCGCGTGCTCGCCTTCGACCCTGTGAGCGGTAGGCTGCGAGCGGAAAGCGGCTTGACCCTCGCGGAGCTGAATCGGCTATTCATCCCGCGAGGCTGGTTCACTCCCGTCTCACCGGGCACCCAGTTCGTCACCCTGGGAGGCATGGTTGCCAGCGACGTACACGGGAAGAACCACCATCGAGATGGTTGCTTCGGTGCCCACGTCTCGGGCCTACTCGTGCGCCTCGGAGACGGGGACTTGGTCGAGTGCTCGCCGCGCGAGCACTCAGATCTGTTCTACGGCTGCATCGGCGGCATGGGCCTGCTCGGTCACATCCTCGAAGTCGAGTTTCAATTGCGCGCCATTCCTTCGCCCTGGATTCGCACGGAAACGCTTCGGGTCAACAACCTAGGCGAGTTCTTGACCTGCTTGTCCGACGCCGCGTCCCGATTCCCATATACCATGGGCTGGATCGACTGCCTCGCGAGGCAAAAGCACCTCGGCCGGGGCGTCTTGATGGCCGGTGAATGGTCCTCCGAAGCACCGCCGGGGGCTCGTCCTCCGGCGCACAGCCTACGCTTCCCATTCGACCTGCCAACTGGCGCACTCAACCGGTACACGGCCCGCGCCTTCAACACCGCGTTCTTTCGCGCTCACCGGGCGGGGATCTCCCGCAGCCTGAGTACGCCGGAACCGTTCTTCTATCCCCTCGATCGCGTGTTGGACTGGAACCGAGCCTACGGAAAGCGCGGCTTCACCCAATACCAATGTGTGCTGCCTCGCGCCGCCGGACCCGAAGCCGTGCACGAGTTCTTGCAGCGCATGGTTCAGACCCAGAGCACCTCACCGCTGTGCGTGATCAAGGACTGCGGCCCCGAAGGGCGTGGTGTGTTGTCTTTCCCCCTGGAGGGAACGTCGATCGCCGCAGACATGCGTATCACCGAGGAAACACCAAGGGTCGTGCGACTGTTGAACGAGTTCGTCATCTCGGCAGGTGGGCGCATCTACCTGACCAAGGACCGATTTACCAGCCGGCGCGACTTCGCTGCGATGGAGCCTAGACTCCCAACCTTCAACGCGCTGCGGGAACGCTGGGATCCCAATCGTCGGCTTCGCAGTGCGCTCTCACAACGACTCTTGGAGTACTGA
- a CDS encoding methyltransferase domain-containing protein, whose product MNAPAETDALGVGDYLKVRYSAEARPYTSYPDQLTRYLTARFLTGYRGGRLLDLGCGRGEFLDGFARQGFRVTGFDRAQPAENSSTPIVIGDYERDGLPFEDQSFDIVFNKSVLEHTHDISGLLAECRRILRPGGRLISLVPDWKAQWSHFYDDWTHVRPFTLTGLDECLKCHGFDVHVAERFRQLPFLWEHPYLRPVASVAARLPNALKRYKLVRFSKEWMLLAVADR is encoded by the coding sequence ATGAATGCCCCTGCTGAAACCGATGCGTTGGGAGTCGGCGACTACCTAAAGGTACGTTACTCCGCGGAAGCGCGTCCTTACACGAGCTACCCAGATCAGCTCACGCGCTACCTCACTGCGCGTTTCTTGACTGGATATCGTGGCGGGCGCCTGCTCGATTTGGGCTGTGGGCGAGGCGAGTTCTTGGATGGCTTTGCTCGTCAGGGCTTCCGCGTGACCGGGTTCGACCGTGCGCAACCGGCGGAGAACTCCAGCACGCCGATCGTGATTGGGGACTACGAGCGGGATGGCCTGCCCTTCGAAGACCAGAGCTTCGACATCGTGTTCAACAAGAGCGTGCTCGAGCACACCCACGACATCAGTGGGCTCCTAGCCGAGTGTCGCCGCATTCTGCGCCCTGGTGGTCGCCTGATCAGCCTGGTTCCTGACTGGAAGGCCCAGTGGAGCCACTTCTACGACGACTGGACACACGTGCGCCCCTTCACTCTCACTGGGCTCGACGAGTGCCTGAAGTGTCATGGCTTTGACGTTCACGTCGCCGAGCGCTTCCGCCAGCTGCCGTTCCTTTGGGAGCATCCCTATTTGCGGCCGGTGGCGAGCGTCGCTGCGCGACTGCCGAACGCACTCAAGCGCTACAAGCTCGTGCGCTTCTCCAAAGAGTGGATGCTGCTCGCGGTCGCCGATCGCTGA
- a CDS encoding Gfo/Idh/MocA family oxidoreductase codes for MHKTKRPLAPADLTALGHSSRAVRGTPFRASIPHCLFVGLGGVGQRHLRNLFELFGRDGVRVSAVRMRREQTVLDDKLQVVPGARLEDVYPMQVFDTLEPALGHYPDVVFVTNPNRLHIPVARAAVEHGAHVFIEKPISDDEAGIAGLVELARETGVVGMVAYQLRQHPGFRKLQAWLGGDRIGRVLSVRADIGEYLPGFHPYEDYRRMYASRADQGGGVICTQIHEIDLLGALFGRPERVFAIGGQLSSLEVDVEDVALSLLEYRHADGGLLPVHLHQDYTSRPARRAISIYGEAGSIEFDLKNAKLSWYCESQLKEQHDYSEYPRNQLFLSELAHFFECIQLGKQPVVNLEAGTRSLEVGLALKRSLASRMPEFVPDLLANIDADSDWLPSRPPLPHNKKNRTTEAA; via the coding sequence ATGCACAAGACCAAGCGACCGCTGGCTCCCGCAGACCTTACGGCGTTGGGCCACAGCTCGCGTGCCGTTCGCGGCACGCCGTTCCGCGCGTCAATCCCCCACTGCCTTTTTGTCGGCTTGGGGGGCGTAGGGCAGCGCCACCTCAGAAACCTGTTCGAGCTCTTCGGTCGCGACGGTGTTCGAGTCAGTGCCGTGCGGATGCGACGCGAGCAGACAGTGCTCGATGACAAGCTCCAGGTCGTGCCGGGCGCACGCCTCGAGGATGTGTACCCGATGCAAGTGTTCGACACGCTCGAGCCAGCGCTCGGCCACTACCCCGACGTGGTGTTCGTGACAAACCCCAATCGTCTGCACATCCCTGTGGCTCGGGCGGCAGTGGAACACGGGGCGCATGTGTTCATCGAGAAGCCAATTAGTGATGACGAGGCTGGGATCGCAGGGCTCGTCGAGTTGGCTCGTGAGACGGGCGTGGTGGGAATGGTCGCCTACCAGCTGCGGCAGCACCCTGGGTTTCGCAAGCTGCAGGCTTGGCTCGGTGGCGATCGGATTGGACGCGTGCTTTCGGTGCGCGCCGACATCGGTGAGTACCTACCCGGCTTCCATCCCTACGAGGACTATCGTCGCATGTACGCTTCCCGTGCGGATCAGGGAGGCGGCGTGATCTGCACGCAGATCCACGAAATCGATCTCCTAGGGGCGCTGTTTGGCCGTCCAGAGCGCGTGTTCGCGATTGGTGGGCAGCTGAGCTCCCTCGAAGTCGATGTCGAGGACGTGGCGCTTTCGTTGCTGGAGTACCGGCATGCGGACGGCGGACTCCTCCCGGTGCACCTCCACCAAGACTACACCAGCCGTCCGGCGCGTCGCGCCATCTCGATCTACGGGGAAGCCGGCAGCATCGAGTTCGATCTGAAGAACGCCAAGCTCAGTTGGTACTGCGAGAGTCAGCTCAAGGAGCAACACGACTACAGCGAGTACCCGCGCAACCAGCTGTTTCTCAGCGAGCTGGCGCACTTCTTCGAGTGCATTCAGCTTGGCAAGCAACCGGTCGTCAACCTGGAGGCGGGGACGCGCAGCCTGGAGGTGGGCCTCGCGCTCAAGCGTTCGCTGGCTAGCCGTATGCCGGAGTTCGTCCCGGATTTGCTCGCAAACATAGACGCGGACTCCGATTGGCTGCCATCGCGACCCCCTCTCCCCCACAACAAGAAGAATCGAACGACGGAGGCAGCATGA
- a CDS encoding SDR family oxidoreductase, translated as MQALSRVETPERAETSAEQAPSKLAQRFDLTGKVALITGGAGLLGQQHGRAIWEAGGTPVLADLNLEPARAAALRLVSAKALTPVADLDLDALAKERVGAVSIDVTREESLRAALQEVVSRHGRVDILINNAANNPKMEDGSIGSTRLEQFDIARWHADLEVGLTGAFLCAKVFGSHMAEQGGGVILNIASDLGLIAPDQRIYRVPGVPEDEQPVKPVTYSVVKGGLVMLTKYLATYWAERGVRVNSLSPGGMRNGQPEDFVERLTNLIPMGRMAEPGEYEAAVLFLCSAASSYMTGANLVVDGGRTCW; from the coding sequence ATGCAAGCGTTATCCCGCGTAGAGACGCCTGAACGAGCCGAGACGAGCGCAGAACAAGCTCCGTCGAAGCTCGCCCAGCGCTTCGATTTGACCGGAAAAGTAGCTCTAATCACTGGCGGCGCTGGGCTCCTGGGCCAGCAACACGGGCGTGCCATCTGGGAAGCCGGAGGCACGCCGGTGCTCGCGGACTTGAACCTCGAGCCCGCGCGAGCGGCGGCGCTCCGACTCGTGAGCGCCAAAGCGTTGACGCCCGTCGCGGATCTCGATCTCGACGCCCTCGCGAAGGAGCGAGTCGGCGCTGTGAGCATCGATGTTACTCGAGAGGAGTCTCTCCGCGCGGCACTCCAGGAGGTCGTGAGCCGTCACGGGCGAGTCGACATCCTGATCAACAACGCCGCGAACAATCCCAAGATGGAAGACGGCAGCATCGGCTCGACGCGTCTCGAGCAGTTCGACATCGCGCGCTGGCATGCAGACCTCGAAGTTGGGCTCACCGGCGCGTTCCTGTGCGCCAAGGTATTTGGCAGCCACATGGCGGAGCAGGGTGGGGGAGTCATCCTCAACATCGCGTCCGACTTGGGTCTGATTGCGCCCGACCAGCGCATCTACCGCGTGCCCGGAGTGCCCGAGGACGAGCAGCCGGTGAAGCCGGTGACGTATTCCGTGGTGAAAGGCGGCCTCGTGATGCTGACCAAGTACCTCGCCACCTATTGGGCTGAGCGTGGCGTACGGGTCAACAGCTTGAGCCCAGGTGGCATGCGGAACGGCCAGCCCGAGGACTTCGTCGAGCGCCTCACGAACCTGATCCCGATGGGGCGTATGGCGGAGCCAGGCGAGTACGAGGCCGCGGTGCTGTTCCTGTGTTCCGCCGCGTCGAGCTACATGACCGGGGCAAACCTGGTGGTTGACGGAGGTCGCACATGTTGGTGA
- a CDS encoding acylneuraminate cytidylyltransferase family protein, whose product MRAKAPEVLALIPARGGSKSVPRKNVLPVAGKPLIAYSIAHALGSSGITRTIVSTDDAEIAEVSEAFGAEVPFERPAEFAGDYATDVQVFKHALQWLRDEQGYVPELVVHLRPTGPVRRIELIEDAIRRMLAHPEADSLRSIGLAEQTPYKMWRVEGEYLRPLLEVEGLPEAHSMPRQILPAVYWQNGYVDIVRPRCVLEHNSMVGRVSLPFIVEEHGVELDYPDQIPALERAVADAYGLEPESMLYASAETGTDAALVARGGAKPCKRYPA is encoded by the coding sequence ATGAGAGCGAAGGCTCCCGAGGTTTTGGCCCTGATCCCGGCGCGTGGTGGCTCCAAGTCCGTGCCACGCAAGAACGTGCTCCCGGTAGCTGGCAAGCCGCTGATCGCATACTCCATCGCGCACGCGCTTGGTTCCTCGGGGATCACACGCACGATCGTGAGCACCGATGACGCGGAGATCGCCGAGGTGAGCGAAGCCTTCGGCGCCGAGGTGCCATTCGAGCGTCCCGCGGAGTTCGCCGGAGACTATGCAACGGACGTCCAGGTCTTCAAGCACGCGCTCCAGTGGCTGCGAGACGAACAGGGCTACGTTCCAGAGCTGGTGGTTCATCTGCGCCCGACTGGTCCGGTGCGTCGCATCGAGCTGATCGAAGATGCGATCCGGCGGATGCTCGCGCACCCCGAGGCAGACTCGTTGCGCAGCATCGGTCTCGCTGAGCAGACGCCGTACAAGATGTGGCGTGTCGAGGGCGAGTACTTGCGTCCGCTGCTCGAGGTCGAAGGGCTGCCCGAGGCTCACTCGATGCCTCGGCAGATCCTGCCGGCGGTGTACTGGCAGAACGGCTACGTAGACATCGTGCGCCCGCGCTGCGTGCTCGAGCACAACAGCATGGTTGGCCGAGTGTCGCTGCCGTTCATCGTGGAGGAACACGGGGTGGAACTCGACTACCCGGATCAGATCCCGGCGCTCGAGCGCGCGGTGGCGGACGCGTACGGGCTCGAGCCAGAGTCGATGCTGTACGCCAGCGCTGAGACCGGCACGGATGCTGCTTTGGTAGCCCGTGGAGGTGCCAAACCATGCAAGCGTTATCCCGCGTAG
- a CDS encoding sugar phosphate isomerase/epimerase, with the protein MFKSVIGLIQGRLSPRPADRLQAFPVDCWWKEFEAAAELGIPAIEWIVEADTWNENPLLFPGGNELVRRVSESTGVQVRSVCADHVMVHKLSGVTESERRKNVAAFQHIISAAAQVGARRILVPLLETSALNSPAEEAQARRSLREAGEMARACGIVLGLEMDIPGHAYASFIRSVNHPAVRAYYDTGNSGAQGYDIATDVLPLLPMLEAVHVKDRELHGTSRMLGEGAANLRGFLHTLAAANFHGDFTLQSWFGDDAVGDTQRNYSYFLNLYLDAFRRAA; encoded by the coding sequence GTGTTCAAGAGTGTGATCGGGTTGATCCAGGGTAGGCTGAGTCCTCGTCCGGCGGATCGGTTGCAGGCGTTTCCGGTTGATTGTTGGTGGAAGGAGTTCGAGGCCGCTGCGGAGCTCGGAATTCCGGCCATCGAGTGGATCGTCGAGGCGGATACCTGGAACGAAAACCCCTTGCTGTTCCCGGGAGGAAACGAGCTGGTGCGCCGCGTCAGTGAGTCGACCGGGGTTCAGGTGCGCAGCGTGTGCGCGGATCACGTGATGGTGCACAAGCTCTCCGGTGTGACCGAGAGCGAGCGCCGTAAGAACGTCGCTGCGTTTCAGCACATCATCAGCGCGGCAGCCCAGGTCGGAGCACGGCGCATTCTGGTGCCGCTGTTGGAGACCTCGGCGCTCAACAGTCCGGCGGAAGAGGCGCAGGCGCGCAGGAGCCTGCGCGAGGCCGGTGAGATGGCTCGCGCTTGCGGCATCGTGCTGGGCCTTGAGATGGACATCCCGGGGCACGCCTACGCCTCCTTCATTCGTAGTGTGAATCACCCCGCCGTACGCGCTTACTACGATACGGGGAACTCTGGCGCTCAGGGCTACGACATCGCGACGGATGTGTTGCCGTTGCTTCCGATGTTGGAGGCGGTCCACGTGAAGGACCGCGAGCTGCATGGGACGAGTCGGATGCTGGGTGAAGGCGCTGCCAACCTGCGCGGGTTCCTGCACACGCTGGCGGCGGCGAATTTCCACGGTGACTTCACGCTCCAGAGCTGGTTCGGAGACGACGCTGTGGGAGACACCCAGCGCAACTACAGCTACTTCCTGAACCTGTACCTCGACGCGTTCCGGCGGGCTGCCTGA
- a CDS encoding N-acetylneuraminate synthase family protein yields MAQVMIGNKAVGDGAPCYVVGEIGINHNGDLGIARRLMDAAAVAGCDAVKFQKRTLDVVYTAEELAKPRENPFGATNGDLKRGLEFGHDQYHHVDRYCGEKSMHWFASCWDEASVDFIEAFNPPAYKIASASLTDDNLLRHHKRTGKPIIISTGMSTMAQIDHAVEVLGTDKLIVLHATSAYPCKAEELNLRVIPKLKERYGVPVGYSGHEVGLATTYAAVALGASMVERHITLDRAMWGSDQAASVEPQGLMRLVRDIRVIEAGLGNGEKVVYDSEVPIQKKLRRVG; encoded by the coding sequence ATGGCTCAGGTGATGATTGGCAACAAGGCGGTCGGCGACGGAGCTCCCTGCTACGTCGTGGGCGAGATCGGAATCAACCACAACGGCGATCTCGGGATCGCTCGACGGCTCATGGACGCAGCCGCGGTCGCGGGATGCGACGCGGTGAAGTTTCAGAAGCGCACCTTGGATGTGGTCTACACCGCTGAGGAGCTCGCGAAGCCTCGGGAGAACCCGTTCGGAGCGACGAACGGCGACCTCAAGCGGGGTCTCGAGTTCGGGCACGACCAGTACCATCACGTCGACCGCTACTGCGGCGAGAAGAGCATGCACTGGTTCGCGTCGTGTTGGGACGAGGCGTCGGTGGACTTCATCGAAGCCTTCAACCCGCCCGCGTACAAGATCGCTTCAGCCAGCCTCACGGATGACAACCTGCTGCGCCACCACAAGCGTACCGGCAAGCCGATCATCATTTCCACGGGGATGAGCACCATGGCGCAGATCGACCACGCCGTCGAGGTGCTGGGGACCGACAAGCTGATCGTGCTCCACGCGACCAGCGCCTACCCCTGCAAAGCTGAGGAGCTGAATCTGCGCGTGATCCCCAAGCTGAAGGAGCGCTATGGCGTACCCGTCGGCTACTCTGGTCACGAGGTGGGGCTCGCGACGACCTACGCTGCGGTCGCCCTCGGTGCCTCGATGGTTGAGCGCCACATCACCCTCGACCGTGCGATGTGGGGCTCCGATCAAGCCGCGAGCGTGGAGCCCCAGGGCCTGATGCGCCTGGTGCGCGACATCCGCGTGATCGAAGCCGGCCTCGGTAATGGCGAGAAGGTCGTCTACGACTCTGAGGTACCCATCCAGAAGAAGCTGCGTCGCGTCGGGTGA
- a CDS encoding flagellar motor protein MotB, producing the protein MEEESACECEEGAPAWMATFSDLCTLLLTFFVLLLSFANMDVKQFRVALGSVKDALGVTFKVDGDFEGMATSAVEINDTPSVEASNTEGTSPKGRVKAKVMRYIRQQNAQDLIEVAETERGVVLRVTDTVLFDTGSDRLRKDSSKVIAVVVGLFGKFKGQLSIEGHTDDRPISSTRFPSNWELSTARSIAVLRELVDQQHVAASRLKVAGYADKQPLDTANTAAARGKNRRVEFIFENPPQFQNDPAAAYTLP; encoded by the coding sequence ATGGAAGAGGAGAGCGCGTGCGAGTGCGAAGAAGGCGCACCCGCGTGGATGGCGACCTTCTCCGACTTGTGCACGCTGCTCCTGACCTTCTTCGTACTGCTGCTGTCCTTCGCAAACATGGACGTCAAGCAGTTCCGCGTGGCACTCGGATCGGTGAAGGATGCGCTAGGTGTCACCTTCAAGGTGGACGGTGACTTCGAGGGCATGGCGACTTCCGCTGTGGAAATCAATGACACCCCGAGCGTCGAGGCCTCCAACACGGAAGGTACGTCCCCCAAGGGACGCGTGAAGGCCAAGGTCATGCGCTATATCCGACAGCAAAACGCGCAGGATCTGATCGAGGTCGCCGAGACGGAGCGGGGCGTGGTGCTACGCGTGACCGACACGGTGCTATTCGACACGGGCTCGGACCGACTGAGGAAAGATTCCTCCAAGGTGATCGCCGTCGTGGTCGGCTTGTTCGGCAAGTTCAAGGGGCAGCTGTCCATCGAAGGCCACACCGACGACCGCCCCATCAGCAGTACTCGCTTTCCGTCGAACTGGGAGCTCTCGACCGCTCGTTCGATCGCCGTGCTGCGCGAGCTGGTTGACCAGCAACACGTGGCGGCGAGTCGGCTGAAGGTGGCTGGCTACGCAGACAAACAGCCCCTCGACACCGCCAATACCGCCGCAGCGCGTGGCAAGAATCGTCGGGTTGAGTTCATCTTTGAGAATCCGCCGCAGTTTCAGAACGACCCCGCTGCGGCCTACACCCTGCCCTGA
- a CDS encoding MotA/TolQ/ExbB proton channel family protein, which translates to MDPATLIGIILGFGLILGSILMSGSLGPFIDPPSMMIVFGGSIAVTLIMESMQNVKAAFSVAKNAFKTKGGKASETIKVILELSNAARREGILALENKKVDDTFLQKGLRMAVDGIPREEIRETLSAELVAMSERHSRGVKLFKFVGAMAPAMGMIGTLIGLVQMLQALDDPSAIGPAMAVALLTTLYGAILANIICIPIAEKLDRRSSEESANMKVVIEGIDSIVKGHNAAVIKDRLEARLAPKHREQEAA; encoded by the coding sequence GTGGATCCCGCAACACTGATAGGCATCATTCTTGGGTTCGGCCTGATCTTGGGGTCGATCCTGATGAGCGGCTCCCTTGGACCCTTCATCGATCCACCGAGCATGATGATCGTGTTCGGTGGCTCGATCGCCGTCACGCTGATCATGGAGAGCATGCAGAACGTGAAGGCAGCGTTCAGCGTCGCCAAGAACGCGTTCAAGACCAAGGGGGGCAAGGCCTCGGAGACGATCAAGGTCATCCTCGAGCTCTCCAACGCCGCACGCCGTGAAGGTATCCTTGCGCTCGAGAACAAGAAGGTGGACGACACCTTTCTGCAGAAGGGCCTGCGCATGGCCGTCGACGGGATCCCCAGGGAAGAGATCCGCGAGACCTTGAGCGCCGAGCTCGTCGCCATGTCGGAGCGCCATAGCCGCGGTGTGAAGCTCTTCAAGTTCGTCGGCGCCATGGCTCCCGCCATGGGCATGATCGGTACGCTGATCGGCCTGGTGCAAATGCTCCAGGCGCTCGACGACCCATCGGCTATCGGCCCGGCGATGGCCGTCGCGCTCTTGACCACCCTCTACGGCGCGATCCTGGCAAACATCATTTGCATCCCGATCGCTGAGAAGCTCGACAGACGGTCCTCGGAGGAGTCAGCCAACATGAAGGTGGTCATCGAAGGGATCGACTCGATCGTGAAGGGCCACAACGCAGCGGTGATCAAGGATCGGTTGGAGGCCCGCCTCGCTCCCAAGCACCGTGAGCAGGAGGCCGCGTAA
- a CDS encoding SIS domain-containing protein has product MLVMPIRVLALDIDGVLTDGRVSLTPGGGESKGLSFRDLDAITQARRAGLQIALVTGESGEMVDVVAERIAPDRIFRGAKDKHGAVHALADELGLGVESICYVGDADRDAPALECVGLGLAPSDASQEARRRAKRVLKSGGGSGAVAEAVGLVLDLVHDAARAPALERRMLEIAEESVEAHRRFVAEAIPQLRQVAQVFIRALRGGHKILLCGNGGSAADAQHVAGELIGRFLKESEPWPAIALSSDSSVLTCIGNDWSFDDVFARQVRALAAPGDVVVGISTSGNSTNVLRAMEAARNKGAVSVGFTGERACRLPDVCDVCFAAPASATPRIQELHILGWHAVCEVVETSLMESAA; this is encoded by the coding sequence ATGTTGGTGATGCCTATTCGCGTGTTGGCCTTGGACATCGACGGTGTCCTCACGGACGGCCGTGTCTCCCTCACCCCCGGTGGTGGGGAGAGCAAGGGGCTGAGCTTTCGTGACCTCGATGCCATTACTCAGGCGCGTCGCGCGGGGCTGCAAATCGCCTTGGTCACCGGCGAGAGCGGCGAGATGGTTGACGTCGTCGCGGAACGCATTGCTCCTGATAGAATTTTCCGTGGGGCAAAAGACAAACACGGTGCGGTGCATGCCCTCGCCGACGAGCTAGGGCTTGGCGTCGAGAGCATCTGCTACGTCGGTGACGCGGACCGCGATGCGCCCGCGCTGGAGTGCGTGGGCCTTGGGCTCGCGCCGAGCGACGCATCCCAGGAGGCGCGGCGTCGGGCCAAGCGCGTTCTCAAATCCGGGGGCGGTAGTGGGGCTGTGGCCGAGGCAGTGGGGCTGGTGCTCGACCTGGTTCACGATGCCGCGCGCGCTCCGGCGCTCGAGCGTCGCATGCTCGAGATCGCCGAGGAGAGTGTGGAAGCGCACCGTCGCTTCGTGGCGGAGGCGATCCCCCAGCTGCGCCAGGTCGCGCAGGTGTTCATTCGCGCGCTGCGGGGCGGCCACAAGATCCTGCTGTGCGGCAACGGCGGCAGCGCCGCGGACGCCCAGCACGTCGCGGGTGAACTCATCGGTCGCTTCCTCAAGGAAAGTGAGCCGTGGCCCGCGATCGCGCTCTCATCCGATTCTTCGGTCCTGACCTGCATCGGAAACGACTGGTCCTTTGACGACGTGTTCGCGCGCCAGGTGCGCGCTCTTGCCGCACCTGGGGATGTCGTCGTGGGGATCTCCACCAGCGGCAACTCGACCAACGTGCTGCGCGCGATGGAAGCCGCTAGAAACAAGGGCGCGGTGAGCGTTGGGTTCACCGGTGAGCGAGCGTGCCGCCTGCCCGATGTGTGCGACGTGTGTTTCGCTGCGCCCGCTTCTGCGACTCCGCGCATTCAAGAGCTTCACATTCTTGGCTGGCATGCCGTTTGTGAGGTTGTCGAAACCTCTCTCATGGAAAGCGCCGCCTGA